The following proteins are encoded in a genomic region of Cataglyphis hispanica isolate Lineage 1 chromosome 1, ULB_Chis1_1.0, whole genome shotgun sequence:
- the LOC126852013 gene encoding DENN domain-containing protein 5A isoform X5 has translation MLCACGLRFRTQKHSVEPTFHSFVLTKEDGRRTYGFSLVFYEECRNRKICAAMQTLQAMHITELSSGQNGTPPTVRKGQDGHNTRSLPRHFKLSAHSPGAALGYYDSIKDKLLVTKSIALLCQQPYLFAAKTFLTNLYKCVPRHPGPGLSLESYVYNLLYNVPIPLPGKSLKFFVPNDEPAKSPLELVIYQPSSLLELPMLDYPLKDVFTWLGADCLIQLFTCVLLENQVLLRSADFHKLMVVSECITALLFPFSWQHVYVPILPASLHHFLDAPVPFIMGLHAQSEGGVLKIASEANLCYVDIDKQNSQFPEELPVFPHKMQFIAEIRALLNKYKVPNSGKTGNMVINYYNGDIMTSSLTLPGSGFHLPRRKHSLHDVLDWDRPETELQSDNLQRIVDIVKRSVNVDDIDSIEDNTEKILTPQEEYRETLDFNNAVREIFLNRFVQMFSSYEHFVIQPSQDKDEWINNRDSMHVFDKATFLSDQPTQHLPFLSRFLETQMFASLVDSKVMSTWSELDCNIKVFDQRISALKKKVGESIIRSMRYEPYTNIADTQQILKQRLINVDFETNPPTEILPHRAAYFRSFPLLDNVVLNKEPAQSSRRGQTQWKYKMKSIDTNGKPVTPQESQSPRPQTKLSADMSPALIAQANWTFVEKLLKDCKSKTKRMLVEKMGSEAVALGHGGESLSDVEENTLVASLCDLLERVWSHGLQNKQGKSALWSHLTMYQESEECNDTTKSIDVNFLSPAKKSPNKFFGIPDRLVSSLRGKSIIEIASYIKENLNDLSNLQLETDVSPTRGTDKHKSPGERKTVGPEHLRPLPDSLIFDIRNVQAMTDIKTHIGYARAWVRLALEKKLLSRHLKTLLSDSALLRSQYKRSAFLRCEEEKEQFLYHLLTLNAVDYFCFTNNYPTTKLPYRVVIFPSRKASAATTSANSWIAISGTLCETNPVPIPKGALEFVFHHKNLGVLSTLRIGHDNTGLSPKWMVEHVVVRNEVTGHTFKFPCGRWLGRGIDDGSTERLLVGALVPRSIDSEELVESCSTPPRCRSPSIPRRLMLSQVELQHMLGEAVNAIVKYHYRRECQDGSLTALLCGEGGLVPSLEQIFLFGFKNQRIFGRNFYVWDYFLRVKENFEISLLEEMDEYSQRLNRDRRVYTESSQRFTILRCYCHLIDQINMFSQTLGKDGKFQLFICLALREQLLHPMLRPMSDARSTADMYEENSFLRNPTLLTFLVHILEPLSEFHIVLEKSLTHGISSIC, from the exons ATGCTGTGTGCatg CGGTTTGCGTTTTCGCACCCAAAAGCATTCGGTGGAGCCGACCTTCCACTCCTTCGTCCTGACGAAAGAAGATGGTCGTAGAACATACGGGTTCAGCCTCGTTTTCTACGAGGAGTGCCGCAATCGCAAAATATGCGCCGCAATGCAAACGTTACAAGCGATGCATATCACGGAGCTCAGCAGCGGTCAGAACGGCACGCCTCCCAC CGTGAGGAAGGGCCAGGATGGACATAACACGAGATCGTTACCACGTCACTTTAAATTGTCAGCCCATTCACCTGGTGCTGCATTAGGATATTATGATTCTATCAAAGACAAGTTGTTAGTGACTAAATCAATAGCTTTGCTATGCCAACAGCCTTATCTTTTCGCGGCAAAGACGTTCCTCACCAATCTTTACAA gTGTGTTCCTAGACATCCTGGACCTGGTCTTAGCTTAGAATCTTATGTCTACAATCTTCTGTACAATGTACCGATACCATTGCCTGGCAAATCGTTGAAGTTTTTCGTACCTAACGATGAACCAGCGAAATCACCCTTGGAACTAGTTATTTATCAACCATCATCATTATTGGAGCTTCCGATGTTGGACTATCCTCTCAAAGACGTATTCACGTGGCTAGGCGCAGACTGTCTGATTCAATTGTTCACGTGCGTGCTGTTAGAGAATCAGGTTCTCTTGAGGAGCGCCGATTTTCACAAGCTGATGGTGGTATCCGAATGCATAACGGCGCTTTTATTTCCGTTCTCCTGGCAACACGTTTACGTACCAATATTGCCCGCCAGTCTGCATCACTTCTTGGATGCACCTGTGCCCTTTATAATGGGTCTGCATGCACAGAGCGAAGGCGGCGTATTAAAGATTGCTAGCGAA GCGAATCTTTGTTATGTAGATATAGATAAGCAGAATAGTCAATTTCCGGAAGAATTACCTGTGTTTCCTCATAAAATGCAGTTTATTGCTGAGATTAGAGCGCTTCTGAACAAGTACAAAGTACCAAATTCAGGAAA GACTGGTAACATggtcataaattattacaatggcGATATCATGACTAGTAGTCTGACGCTTCCTGGTTCTGGTTTTCATCTTCCTCGCAGAAAACATTCTCTACATGACGTGCTAGATTGGGATCGACCAGAAACGGAACTGCAATCGGATAATTTGCAAAGAATAGTTGATATTGTTAAAAGATCAG TAAATGTAGATGATATTGATTCTATAGAAGATAATACGGAAAAGATACTCACACCGCAGGAGGAATATCGAGAGACTCtcgattttaataatgctgttagagagatttttttaaatcgttttGTACAAATGTTTTCTAGTTACGAACATTTTGTTATTCAACCGAGTCAG GATAAAGATGAATGgataaataatagagatagTATGCACGTTTTCGACAAAGCCACATTTTTATCCGATCAGCCTACGCAACATCTGCCGTTTTTGTCGAGATTCCTGGAAACGCAGATGTTTGCCTCTCTCGTCGACAGCAAAGTGATGTCAACGTGGAGCGAACTcgattgcaatattaaagttttcgaCCAAAGAATCTCTGCTCTTAA AAAGAAAGTCGGAGAAAGCATTATACGATCGATGAGATATGAGCCTTACACAAATATCGCAGATACACAGCAAATACTCAAACAGAGATTAATCAATGTAGACTTTGAAACGAATCCGCCTACGGAAATTCTTCCTCACAGAGCCGCATATTTTCGCAGTTTTCCTTTGCTAGATAACGTCGTATTGAATAAAGAACCAGCTCAAAG TAGTAGAAGAGGGCAAACACAATGGAAATACAAGATGAAATCCATAGACACAAATGGAAAACCTGTAACGCCTCAAGAATCTCAGTCACCTCGACCTCAAACTAAACTCTCAGCGGATATGAGCCCCGCTTTAATAGCGCAAGCTAATTGGACGTTCGTAGAAAAATTACTCAAG GACTGTAAATCCAAGACAAAGAGGATGTTGGTGGAGAAAATGGGATCGGAAGCTGTTGCGCTTGGTCACGGAGGCGAATCTCTATCCGATGTCGAAGAGAATACTCTAGTCGCTAGCCTTTGTGATTTATTGGAACGAGTGTGGAGCCACGGACTGCAAAACAAGCAAGGCAAAAGCGCTCTTTGGTCGCATTTAACCATGTACCAAGAATCGGAGGAATGTAACGATACGACCAAATCTATAGAcgtcaattttctttctcctg cAAAGAAATCGCCTAATAAGTTTTTTGGAATACCGGACCGTTTGGTTTCATCTTTGAGAGGCAAAAGTATTATTGAAATTGCTTCTTACATCAAGGAAAATTTGAATG aTTTGTCTAATTTGCAATTGGAAACGGATGTTTCACCCACGAGGGGTACGGACAAACATAAATCTCCCGGTGAGAGAAAAACTGTTGGTCCGGAACACTTAAGGCCTCTTCCGGATTCCCTAATCTTCGACATTCGTAACGTACAAGCAATGACTGATATTAAAACACACATTGGATATGCGAGAGCGTGGGTACGATTGGCgcttgagaaaaaattactgTCGCGCCAtttgaaaacattattatcGGATAGTGCTTTATTGAG GAGTCAGTATAAACGATCAGCATTTTTGCGTTgtgaggaagagaaagagcagTTCTTGTATCATCTTTTGACCCTCAATGCCGTCGATTATTTCTGCTTTACAAACAATTATCCGACAACAAAGTTACCGTATCGAGTTGTGATATTCCCCAGCCGAAAAGCAAGCGCTGCTACCACTTCGGCTAATAGTTGGATCGCTATTTCCGGTACGCTTTGCGAAACTAATCCCGTACCCATACCAAAAGGAGCATTAGAATTTGTATTTCat cataaaaatttagGCGTGTTGTCTACGTTAAGAATTGGACACGACAATACTGGATTGTCGCCAAAATGGATGGTGGAACATGTTGTAGTGAGAAACGAAGTAACTGGACACACATTTAAATTTCCCTGCGGTCGTTGGCTTGGCAGAGGAATAGATGACGGATCCACCGAACGTTTATTAGTGGGTGCTTTAGTACCTCGTAGCATTGACAGCGAGGAGTTGGTAGAATCATGCTCCACCCCTCCGAGATGTAGATCTCCGAGTATACCTAGACGTCTCATGCTGTCGCAAGTCGAACTGCAACACATGCTcg gCGAAGCTGTAAATGCCATAGTCAAATATCATTACAGAAGAGAATGTCAAGATGGTTCTTTGACGGCTCTGTTGTGCGGAGAGGGCGGTCTTGTGCCGTCTttagaacaaatatttttgtttggttttaaaaatcaaagaatatttGGAAGAAACTTTTACGTGTGGGACTACTTTT TGCGCGTGAAAGAGAATTTCGAGATTTCTTTGCTGGAGGAAATGGACGAGTATTCTCAAAGACTCAATCGAGATAGAAGAGTATATACGGAAAGCAGCCAAAGATTTACTATCTTAAGATGTTATTGTCATCTCattgatcaaattaatatgtttagcCAGACTTTAGGGAAAGAtggaaaatttcaattatttatctgtTTAGCACTGag agagCAGCTCCTACATCCAATGTTGCGTCCGATGAGCGATGCGCGTTCCACAGCAGATATGTATGAGGAAAATTCGTTTTTACGAAATCCTACGTTATTGACTTTCCTTGTTCATATTCTTGAACCGTTGAGCGAGTTCCATATTGTTCTCGAGAAAAGCTTGACTCACGGAATCTCtagtatatgttaa
- the LOC126852013 gene encoding DENN domain-containing protein 5B isoform X4 produces the protein MKLGSVKQREAVLGEVNRRASQLPCCNQDPASGKMNGSLGITRGSEQHPQRFADYFVICGLDKDSGLEPDKYFGDSLQCTPLDRAYKSKVLGHYPDSVPWNPFDEHAVCMLCLPSGLRFRTQKHSVEPTFHSFVLTKEDGRRTYGFSLVFYEECRNRKICAAMQTLQAMHITELSSGQNGTPPTVRKGQDGHNTRSLPRHFKLSAHSPGAALGYYDSIKDKLLVTKSIALLCQQPYLFAAKTFLTNLYKCVPRHPGPGLSLESYVYNLLYNVPIPLPGKSLKFFVPNDEPAKSPLELVIYQPSSLLELPMLDYPLKDVFTWLGADCLIQLFTCVLLENQVLLRSADFHKLMVVSECITALLFPFSWQHVYVPILPASLHHFLDAPVPFIMGLHAQSEGGVLKIASEANLCYVDIDKQNSQFPEELPVFPHKMQFIAEIRALLNKYKVPNSGKTGNMVINYYNGDIMTSSLTLPGSGFHLPRRKHSLHDVLDWDRPETELQSDNLQRIVDIVKRSVNVDDIDSIEDNTEKILTPQEEYRETLDFNNAVREIFLNRFVQMFSSYEHFVIQPSQDKDEWINNRDSMHVFDKATFLSDQPTQHLPFLSRFLETQMFASLVDSKVMSTWSELDCNIKVFDQRISALKKKVGESIIRSMRYEPYTNIADTQQILKQRLINVDFETNPPTEILPHRAAYFRSFPLLDNVVLNKEPAQSSRRGQTQWKYKMKSIDTNGKPVTPQESQSPRPQTKLSADMSPALIAQANWTFVEKLLKDCKSKTKRMLVEKMGSEAVALGHGGESLSDVEENTLVASLCDLLERVWSHGLQNKQGKSALWSHLTMYQESEECNDTTKSIDVNFLSPDLSNLQLETDVSPTRGTDKHKSPGERKTVGPEHLRPLPDSLIFDIRNVQAMTDIKTHIGYARAWVRLALEKKLLSRHLKTLLSDSALLRSQYKRSAFLRCEEEKEQFLYHLLTLNAVDYFCFTNNYPTTKLPYRVVIFPSRKASAATTSANSWIAISGTLCETNPVPIPKGALEFVFHHKNLGVLSTLRIGHDNTGLSPKWMVEHVVVRNEVTGHTFKFPCGRWLGRGIDDGSTERLLVGALVPRSIDSEELVESCSTPPRCRSPSIPRRLMLSQVELQHMLGEAVNAIVKYHYRRECQDGSLTALLCGEGGLVPSLEQIFLFGFKNQRIFGRNFYVWDYFLRVKENFEISLLEEMDEYSQRLNRDRRVYTESSQRFTILRCYCHLIDQINMFSQTLGKDGKFQLFICLALREQLLHPMLRPMSDARSTADMYEENSFLRNPTLLTFLVHILEPLSEFHIVLEKSLTHGISSIC, from the exons GTGATTCATTGCAGTGCACGCCTCTGGATCGAGCATACAAAAGCAAAGTATTGGGACATTATCCAGATTCGGTACCATGGAATCCTTTCGACGAACATGCTGTGTGCatg CTTTGTCTGCCAAGCGGTTTGCGTTTTCGCACCCAAAAGCATTCGGTGGAGCCGACCTTCCACTCCTTCGTCCTGACGAAAGAAGATGGTCGTAGAACATACGGGTTCAGCCTCGTTTTCTACGAGGAGTGCCGCAATCGCAAAATATGCGCCGCAATGCAAACGTTACAAGCGATGCATATCACGGAGCTCAGCAGCGGTCAGAACGGCACGCCTCCCAC CGTGAGGAAGGGCCAGGATGGACATAACACGAGATCGTTACCACGTCACTTTAAATTGTCAGCCCATTCACCTGGTGCTGCATTAGGATATTATGATTCTATCAAAGACAAGTTGTTAGTGACTAAATCAATAGCTTTGCTATGCCAACAGCCTTATCTTTTCGCGGCAAAGACGTTCCTCACCAATCTTTACAA gTGTGTTCCTAGACATCCTGGACCTGGTCTTAGCTTAGAATCTTATGTCTACAATCTTCTGTACAATGTACCGATACCATTGCCTGGCAAATCGTTGAAGTTTTTCGTACCTAACGATGAACCAGCGAAATCACCCTTGGAACTAGTTATTTATCAACCATCATCATTATTGGAGCTTCCGATGTTGGACTATCCTCTCAAAGACGTATTCACGTGGCTAGGCGCAGACTGTCTGATTCAATTGTTCACGTGCGTGCTGTTAGAGAATCAGGTTCTCTTGAGGAGCGCCGATTTTCACAAGCTGATGGTGGTATCCGAATGCATAACGGCGCTTTTATTTCCGTTCTCCTGGCAACACGTTTACGTACCAATATTGCCCGCCAGTCTGCATCACTTCTTGGATGCACCTGTGCCCTTTATAATGGGTCTGCATGCACAGAGCGAAGGCGGCGTATTAAAGATTGCTAGCGAA GCGAATCTTTGTTATGTAGATATAGATAAGCAGAATAGTCAATTTCCGGAAGAATTACCTGTGTTTCCTCATAAAATGCAGTTTATTGCTGAGATTAGAGCGCTTCTGAACAAGTACAAAGTACCAAATTCAGGAAA GACTGGTAACATggtcataaattattacaatggcGATATCATGACTAGTAGTCTGACGCTTCCTGGTTCTGGTTTTCATCTTCCTCGCAGAAAACATTCTCTACATGACGTGCTAGATTGGGATCGACCAGAAACGGAACTGCAATCGGATAATTTGCAAAGAATAGTTGATATTGTTAAAAGATCAG TAAATGTAGATGATATTGATTCTATAGAAGATAATACGGAAAAGATACTCACACCGCAGGAGGAATATCGAGAGACTCtcgattttaataatgctgttagagagatttttttaaatcgttttGTACAAATGTTTTCTAGTTACGAACATTTTGTTATTCAACCGAGTCAG GATAAAGATGAATGgataaataatagagatagTATGCACGTTTTCGACAAAGCCACATTTTTATCCGATCAGCCTACGCAACATCTGCCGTTTTTGTCGAGATTCCTGGAAACGCAGATGTTTGCCTCTCTCGTCGACAGCAAAGTGATGTCAACGTGGAGCGAACTcgattgcaatattaaagttttcgaCCAAAGAATCTCTGCTCTTAA AAAGAAAGTCGGAGAAAGCATTATACGATCGATGAGATATGAGCCTTACACAAATATCGCAGATACACAGCAAATACTCAAACAGAGATTAATCAATGTAGACTTTGAAACGAATCCGCCTACGGAAATTCTTCCTCACAGAGCCGCATATTTTCGCAGTTTTCCTTTGCTAGATAACGTCGTATTGAATAAAGAACCAGCTCAAAG TAGTAGAAGAGGGCAAACACAATGGAAATACAAGATGAAATCCATAGACACAAATGGAAAACCTGTAACGCCTCAAGAATCTCAGTCACCTCGACCTCAAACTAAACTCTCAGCGGATATGAGCCCCGCTTTAATAGCGCAAGCTAATTGGACGTTCGTAGAAAAATTACTCAAG GACTGTAAATCCAAGACAAAGAGGATGTTGGTGGAGAAAATGGGATCGGAAGCTGTTGCGCTTGGTCACGGAGGCGAATCTCTATCCGATGTCGAAGAGAATACTCTAGTCGCTAGCCTTTGTGATTTATTGGAACGAGTGTGGAGCCACGGACTGCAAAACAAGCAAGGCAAAAGCGCTCTTTGGTCGCATTTAACCATGTACCAAGAATCGGAGGAATGTAACGATACGACCAAATCTATAGAcgtcaattttctttctcctg aTTTGTCTAATTTGCAATTGGAAACGGATGTTTCACCCACGAGGGGTACGGACAAACATAAATCTCCCGGTGAGAGAAAAACTGTTGGTCCGGAACACTTAAGGCCTCTTCCGGATTCCCTAATCTTCGACATTCGTAACGTACAAGCAATGACTGATATTAAAACACACATTGGATATGCGAGAGCGTGGGTACGATTGGCgcttgagaaaaaattactgTCGCGCCAtttgaaaacattattatcGGATAGTGCTTTATTGAG GAGTCAGTATAAACGATCAGCATTTTTGCGTTgtgaggaagagaaagagcagTTCTTGTATCATCTTTTGACCCTCAATGCCGTCGATTATTTCTGCTTTACAAACAATTATCCGACAACAAAGTTACCGTATCGAGTTGTGATATTCCCCAGCCGAAAAGCAAGCGCTGCTACCACTTCGGCTAATAGTTGGATCGCTATTTCCGGTACGCTTTGCGAAACTAATCCCGTACCCATACCAAAAGGAGCATTAGAATTTGTATTTCat cataaaaatttagGCGTGTTGTCTACGTTAAGAATTGGACACGACAATACTGGATTGTCGCCAAAATGGATGGTGGAACATGTTGTAGTGAGAAACGAAGTAACTGGACACACATTTAAATTTCCCTGCGGTCGTTGGCTTGGCAGAGGAATAGATGACGGATCCACCGAACGTTTATTAGTGGGTGCTTTAGTACCTCGTAGCATTGACAGCGAGGAGTTGGTAGAATCATGCTCCACCCCTCCGAGATGTAGATCTCCGAGTATACCTAGACGTCTCATGCTGTCGCAAGTCGAACTGCAACACATGCTcg gCGAAGCTGTAAATGCCATAGTCAAATATCATTACAGAAGAGAATGTCAAGATGGTTCTTTGACGGCTCTGTTGTGCGGAGAGGGCGGTCTTGTGCCGTCTttagaacaaatatttttgtttggttttaaaaatcaaagaatatttGGAAGAAACTTTTACGTGTGGGACTACTTTT TGCGCGTGAAAGAGAATTTCGAGATTTCTTTGCTGGAGGAAATGGACGAGTATTCTCAAAGACTCAATCGAGATAGAAGAGTATATACGGAAAGCAGCCAAAGATTTACTATCTTAAGATGTTATTGTCATCTCattgatcaaattaatatgtttagcCAGACTTTAGGGAAAGAtggaaaatttcaattatttatctgtTTAGCACTGag agagCAGCTCCTACATCCAATGTTGCGTCCGATGAGCGATGCGCGTTCCACAGCAGATATGTATGAGGAAAATTCGTTTTTACGAAATCCTACGTTATTGACTTTCCTTGTTCATATTCTTGAACCGTTGAGCGAGTTCCATATTGTTCTCGAGAAAAGCTTGACTCACGGAATCTCtagtatatgttaa